The Vairimorpha necatrix chromosome 11, complete sequence genome window below encodes:
- a CDS encoding putative SP-containing protein — MLLTLGFMFCTQLNHILSKNDNSELNITLSYDEPKKTVFDLKGSSFGDFTQLLKQSDYLGREYGIYFYDDNLCDNNFNQTNLDQISNNIHSKLQNNNYQSGIVNEETEYSQEFFSIKIFNKFEKSYKILSECRNNIDQYILLIKNTIIEKKYTNNQILKDSEDYRKFQINSIKIHRFSQFLKRIKNIQLPRTSGKLKTLNLPLETNNIISAFIDLFVHFTKIFFTRERHITSKSYSAVTKQAMFNYNKEILSAFDHIPIVKILEIIDEELNKFKYESYSQKIKVRRIIELLNNKINVTFVKTKKCIEIYNQVSQIYNK, encoded by the coding sequence ATGTTATTGACATTGGGTTTTATGTTTTGTACACAATTAAACCATATtctttcaaaaaatgataatagTGAACTCAATATAACTTTATCATATGATGAACCTAAAAAAActgtttttgatttaaaagGTTCCTCTTTTGGTGATTTTACTCAGCTTTTAAAGCAGTCAGATTATTTGGGACGAGAATAtggaatatatttttatgatgaTAATCTATGtgataataattttaaccAAACTAATCTAGACCAAATTAGCAACAATATCCACTCAAAATtgcaaaataataattaccAATCAGGTATTGTAAACGAAGAAACTGAATATAGtcaagaatttttttcaattaaaattttcaataaatttgaaaaatcttataaaatattgtcaGAATGTAGGAACAATATTGACCAATATATACTactgataaaaaatactataatagaaaaaaagtataccaacaatcaaatattaaaagacaGTGAAGATTATAGAAAGTTCCAAATTAATAGCATAAAAATTCATCGTTTTTctcaatttttaaagagaattaaaaacattcaaCTTCCAAGAACTAGTGGAAAactaaaaacattaaatttGCCACTAGAGACCAACAATATAATTTCCGCATTCATAGATCTGTTTGTGCATTTCacgaaaattttttttacaagagAAAGACATATAACTTCAAAAAGTTATTCGGCCGTGACTAAACAAGCGatgtttaattataataaagaaatattatctGCATTTGATCATATACCTATAGTAAAAATTCTAGAAATAATTGACgaagaattaaataagTTTAAATATGAATCTTATTCGCAAAAGATAAAAGTACGAAGAATTATTGAGTtgttaaataataaaataaatgttacatttgtaaaaacaaaaaaatgtatcGAGATATATAATCAGGTAAGTCAGATATACAACAAATAA